From Hydrogenobacter sp., a single genomic window includes:
- a CDS encoding DUF503 domain-containing protein — MHYNIELCKTGMFLGVLKLELFFPENGSLKEKRYYLRSIKDRLKGNFNVSVAETDHHDLWQRSQIAVACVGMEKQAVEETLTKVRNFLDRNYPEFILSVSLEYLKV; from the coding sequence ATGCATTATAATATAGAACTTTGTAAAACTGGTATGTTCTTGGGTGTATTGAAGCTGGAGCTGTTTTTCCCTGAAAATGGATCTTTAAAGGAGAAGCGTTACTATCTCAGATCCATAAAGGACAGACTGAAAGGGAACTTCAATGTATCCGTGGCTGAAACTGATCACCACGATCTGTGGCAGAGATCCCAAATAGCCGTTGCTTGTGTGGGTATGGAAAAGCAAGCTGTTGAGGAAACACTTACCAAAGTTAGGAACTTTCTTGATAGAAACTACCCAGAATTTATACTGAGTGTAAGTTTAGAGTACTTGAAAGTGTGA
- a CDS encoding transposase yields the protein MRNKRRANYSYKFKLYPTKEQKQFLKRAVGSVRFVYNYMLARAKENYHLAGQKWNVYEYKKLLPLLKEEYPFLKESPSQSLQEAVFNLDKAFKNFFAGRSDFPAFKKKEHGGSFYLPPGFKIERINQKWGLLYLPKLKEPIKVRLHRDIEGDIVAINVRLTPAGSFYLTVRVCKEIQKLEAVDRICAIDVGVKHFAT from the coding sequence ATGAGGAACAAAAGACGGGCAAACTACTCCTACAAGTTCAAGCTCTATCCGACAAAGGAGCAAAAACAGTTCTTAAAAAGAGCTGTAGGTTCTGTGAGGTTTGTTTATAACTACATGCTTGCCAGAGCAAAAGAAAATTATCATCTGGCAGGTCAGAAGTGGAATGTTTATGAGTATAAAAAGCTTTTGCCTTTGCTGAAAGAAGAGTATCCTTTTCTTAAAGAATCTCCTTCTCAATCTTTACAGGAAGCGGTGTTTAACCTTGACAAAGCCTTTAAAAACTTCTTTGCTGGAAGGTCGGATTTTCCAGCCTTTAAAAAGAAAGAGCATGGGGGTAGCTTTTATCTTCCTCCAGGTTTTAAGATTGAAAGGATTAATCAAAAGTGGGGACTTTTATATCTGCCTAAATTGAAAGAGCCTATAAAAGTGAGGCTACACAGAGATATTGAAGGGGATATAGTAGCTATAAATGTGAGATTAACTCCGGCTGGTTCTTTTTATCTGACTGTGAGGGTTTGCAAAGAAATTCAAAAGTTAGAGGCGGTGGATAGAATATGTGCCATAGATGTAGGAGTTAAGCATTTTGCCACC